The following is a genomic window from Daphnia magna isolate NIES linkage group LG4, ASM2063170v1.1, whole genome shotgun sequence.
aaaagaaagaaaggaaaggtTGAAAAAATGATATTAAAGCACACCAAATTATTGATTTTACATACAAACGCCCGTCTGACGTAAATACCAATTGATATttcgaaatcagcattcaattttgagtaaaatgtgtgattttcattgaattccaagagatgtcgttttttatGGATTTTGgaaaaagtgagaagggtatagccttcccactttttcatttttggcaaaattctcGATGTAATTAAAATTACGTGATTTCtgttcaaaattgaacgaaaattccgaaaatcaagtttatttttgcaTTGGACTCGTGGTTTTTTAACCAAATGTAGAAACGGAAGAACAAAGTGTACAATGTTTGAaaatgctgttttttttttttttgtttttttttctaccagGCAATCGGGAACATCACGGACACCGGGAGCCGttgagttttttatttaggTTTTGGATGTAGTAGCAGTAGCAAGCGCCAGATTTCGCAGTTGTACCCACTTTTTtgctctgattggctctcgcAGCCATTGAAGgtattcaagtttacaggccttaaccattaattAGGCCTTGGATTTTCTGATTGCCACGGAAAGTTTTTCGTTAATTCTGTCGTGGCAACAATTGATTCAGATTTAATTGATTAGAATGTAGCATCTATTCTAATTGCAGATACGAGTCCAACGCATCATGCAACGCAACCGGCATCTAGTGTTTCGTGAAGAAATCATAATTGATCCGTGCAAGCAATTAATTATGTCATCAATATCTTCCTGTTGGcaagttttttattgtttattagTGTAAATATTGCAATTTGTTTCTCTTAATATTGCAACCAACTAATTTCCTTTATTGCACATGGATTAACTTTTTTTAAACCTGCTAGAACAAAcatgaattatttgaactttTGATTGAAACAGTCAGGTatggtataacaaaaatttattgttgGAATTATGCTTATTAATCAAAGGCATTAGTAAAATTTCACCTGTTTCCGATTTTAGATTTGCCTGTTTCATTTAAAAGTTAAGACTGCCAAGTAATGCTACTCTTTGACAACTTTTTGCCACTTTCCAAAAGATGCTATGGAACAATTACAGGAATGGTATTCCAACATTAGGTATCTTAAATGTTCAGTTTTTAATTACCTACCTGTTGTTAAGATCTGTATCTTGTAATCCCAACACCTAGAATTTTTCCTATAAATTGTAATAGATGAAAATAATATTGGAGAAAGGAAATCAGTGGACCAGGTGAATCTGAGACCTGTGGACATTCATTTACTTGTTCAGAAGGTGTAAAAACATTTGAGGTTAAACAAATttcttatcttcttttttatcaTGATGGGTGAAATTTCCAAtcattcttttcatttggaTAGATTATGCAACTTTTAAGGATTGAGTTTAGCCTATTATTGATTTATATGATATGTGGCATATCCTATGCGAACGATGTCATGAGAAGAATATGTGCTGTGAGATGGTTGTCATGGCATAATGAGTTTTCCGGTCATTCGTTTTTGCGTACGTTCAGATGGTTTCCAGCAAGAAGCATCTTTATCTGTCGAACTTAAAGTTCTCaaatgctctttacatatatatttatatctatatatttatttatttctttttctttactcttGTTCATACGGTGACATTTTATGAAGAGATTCCGATGGGGAAAATCAAATCAAGCCGTATACTGGAAAAATCAGCAACTCTCAATCCATTAGATGACCGTCGGCTGCTTCGGTTTTGCCCGGCGTCGATTTATCATGGTGACCATAATGGACATTACTCTTACTGGACATTTTCTGTTGATTCACGAACTGTTAAGTATGTTATGTTGTAACTTAAAGTTTCTTCGCTTTATGATggttttttcatgaataagTTAAACCCATTTGATTTCTTAAAAGTATTGTGGCAAAAATTCTAAGCTAATTGTAATGATACCGTACTTGGACAGTTATTTTATGAACAACATGGCTTGCTTTTGGTTTGATTATTAAGATTTATTTGATATCTGTTAGTCAAGCCTAGTACTTTATTTGCCTCCAAAGATGTAATCCTAAGAAGGTACGCTTTCCTAATTATGTTTTTCACAATGTAATTGTTACAATTTTTCTAGGTGTGCATGAATGATAAAATTTTGTATGCAATTCCAGGTTAATCTGGGGCTTCTTCATTCGGCTCCTGGTTGCGACTGGCATCAGTGACTACAATGTCTTCGTCCGGATTCTCAGAAAGTTCTCCTGTCTGAGGTTCCTTATTTGTCATTAGGTACTACTTCGTCATCTAGCATTGCTGTGGCATCTGCACCTTATTATTTACCTTGCTCGTAATAACACCCATCTTGCGCAATTTCTTCAAACACACGATCATTTCCTTGTAGCCCTGTCGTCTCTTCTACTGCTCTACTTAAATAACCAAGTCGACGCAGAGGAAAGCGAGATAACACATTTTAACTAACTGTTGCTTGAAACGATTATAGACCATCCATTGTTATACCCGGATCACAGTGTATGAACACATCGCGTCCGGCTGCAGTGACCAGGGCGGGCTGAAATTGGTGACAACACGTATATACCAGGTAAACTCATCCAATTCGAAAGATTTCGGAAAAACCTTTGTAGAAAAGTGTTGTCTAAATTTGGCCGCAACGCATTCAGGAATGGAGCTTAACGTTTTGCATAGATGAAGAACAGAATAAGAAAGAATCAAAACAAGTTCGTAAACAGCAAAAACTAAGCTCTGGAAGAATTGGATTGTTAACGAACTGTTTTCTTTCGTCTCGGAATTTtataaccttttttttttatactggTGATGTGTGTTTTggttaaaaaactaaataggAACTGCATACAACTACAGCAAAAAGATTGGAAAAACTTGCGTAATATACCAGGTCACCAATAGGTGTCAGGGGTGTCTGGTGTCGCCACTTTTGTCGCCACTTTTGTCGCCACTTGTGTCGGTGAAAGAAAACGCATCCctttttggccgaaaatgcGACGGGCCTGTTCCGGTTTATcgatgaagactgtgttgaGTTGGAAGTTGGAACTGAGTTACTCATCTCCACAAGGAAAGTACACACGAAAACCATTGATACTTAACATCCATCACATTGAAAAATCCTCGAATGAATTTTACTTTATTCCGTGCTAGTTGACAGTTGATACCAGAGATTTGGGAACAACAAAGGTTACTGTTACACTGTTAAGTTTAGGAAACTTTTCAGCCACTTCTCTGGGAATGTCGGTAAGTGTAAATCGAATGATTCTGGCTTTATAGTACAGTTTCTACCATGAGATGAACTTGTATCAGTCTTCACTAAATTGTTTATAATTTCAGATAGAAATGGTATACAGTAAAATCATGTTAATGATGAAACAAGAGGGCATAGCCTGGAAGAGCTGCAACTGCTGTAGCTCAGATGTCAGCAGATTTGTAAATCGGGTATTTGAAAACCGTATTAATTGTTTCTCGGataacaaaatatttattgcTTTCTAATAGCTGTATCTGCTGTGGGAAATAAGACTACTGAGGTTGCATAGGTAATTATTTGTGTAGagtgataattttttttattatgatttAATTCATTTTACTTTATATAGATGTTACTGAGATGAGCTTCATCTGTAAGTTTTTTTGTTCAgtaaatctaaatttttttggcTATTTTCTATTCTAATAACAAATTTGAATGGCACCAGAAATGCTGGCAAAGCTTATCTGTCAAATAGAAACAGAATAAACAGGAATAGGTTGAAATTGAGCCCGAAATACCCACATTGTGATGAATTATTGCATATTAACATGCAGATAACTGTAACAAGTGTGACTCTTGTTGAGGTAAACAACGTCAACAGTGCTAGTACCGAGTCTCTCTGACTTTATCCCCCGAGATATGTTTTACATTAAATGTTATCTTATCCAATTTCTTTGGTTGTTAACCGAATCTCATTTAGCAGAAAAGGATTGAAACAATAGCGGACGAAAAGGAAACTGCTTTAAAACCGGTTTTGAATGACACCAGCTATTCCGATGACGATGTTTGGGAACCGAgcatttgaaaagaaaaaacccgtaTTCCAGTTACTAAGCCTTCACGACATTCGACAAACAAAAAGGTACACACATAGATAGCTTGaacattgtttgtttttaaaatttgttttgataCCAGGAAAAGGCTAAAGTAAGACATCGTCCCTTTGCTGCTTTGGGGGACCACCGTCGCCAAAAGAGAATCACTTCATCTATAGATTTGGTAGGTGAAAAGCCAAATAGATAAATTTCTTGCACGGAGTAAGCAACAGGTAGGTCGTATCTAGGTAGGTCGTGCAGGCAAAGATAAATAGTCAAATTTAATTAAATAGCCTTCATTTGTGCTGAAGAACCGTTCATGGAAGCTGATTTCGATGAGACGCAAGTGCTGATTCGTCTGATGGTCGATTATGCCAACATGGCAGCCAAGAAACATGCCTTGCTCAATCGGATTGAAATCGTGACATCGGAAAAAGGAGTCTTCTTCTGGAAGAACTGTCCAGTCGCAACCAGTATGTTGCCACGCTACTGCCTATTCGCGCTGTCGGTGTTTAGATACAAGAGCTTCACAATTTAGACGTTTTGTTGGCGaagttttataaaaattggtttttttttttttccttgcaGGGAGATTGCCGAACTTAAAGCTATTGCGTAGCACTGAGCTATTTATTAGTTATAGCTTTGGCATTATGAAGAGTGTTGTTCATctatttgttcttgttttttttttcttgctgaGGTGTTGGAACAAGTAGTTACATGGAGGTGGAGCATCAATTTGGGACTTGATTTGTCACATTTGCCGATTTGGTAAAACAGGGATTGgtaagaatggaaagaaagtaTCATTAACACCTCAattcttgttattttgtctATTTGCCAGGACCAACCATTTTATTCCCACACCTATCATTGGAATTCTGGCATGGTAGCTGCTGTTGCAGGACACTCTCGTTGGTTCGTTAGTGAGGTTCCAGAAAGCAGCATTCCAAGAGCAAGAATCTAATTTACCGGCCATCAACACAATATAGATTATTTAACTTATTTTGCTTACATTTGATGGTGAAATTAAATTGTATTGAAATTTAGAAGTTTTTTAAGCTATTTGCCTACTAGTGAGAAAGCATATGTGAAGAGTAGCTAAAATGTATCAACAGAGCAAAATGCAAAACTTTGATTGAACTTGACAAAACTACTTTGAGTTTGCAGTGGCAGAAATTTTAAGTTGGTGACAGGATAATGGCTATCTATGTTGAGAATTTAAATAGCAAATTTTAATTCTGTTGGATGTAAGTATATAAGTATTTATTGACTAAAGATTACTAAATGACAATTTAATTTGGCATATCTTGACAttgatttcttcttcaataCTAAAATTCAATACacaaagaaataaatggaATTGGTTATGTATTATCCCAcctccacccacaattccaccacagTTTTACATCACATGTTATACAATAAATACAATACATACATGCatacaaaaataaacacttaagttaacccgttggctgccaagcCATTACAACCCATAGGTTGTTCTTCTACAATAACTACGCATCGTTTCAGAGGGATCCGATGaaagggggacttgtccgaagacaagtccgggctgacttgACGATGGAGACCTttacgggaatgcacaccccaggtacTCCATCATCGCATCGACAAagggaagtccctactggtgcattgcctacggcgccCTAAGGCGCAAGGCGACTGTCCCACCCCATGGGTGATCAACCatggggcagaacagcgccgccggtccctacaactaaaaaaaaaaggggagcaaaatgggtggcagccaacgggttaactttaAACATAGTCAtacaacaatacaaaacaaaacaaactaccAAAAACGCGAGGTTCCACGATGACGGCGATGAGGAGAAGCCGGGCGGGAGCAAAAACGATGCGGCAATGACGATGAgtcgaagacggcgaggcaaAGACGATCAACTTGAAGAAGGCAAAGCGAAGACGGTTGAGCGAGGAAGGCggggcgaagacggcgaggagAGGCAGGTATGGTCCAAACAACTGGTAGGATGCCCTTTTCAGCCTGGGTGGATGTTGCCTGAAGAGAAAATTGACAAATGAGAATGGCAATGTAATTCTTACTGCAAAAAAccattttatttaattttttttttactcacaaGGAAATTCCATAAGGAATCTAAAACTGCATGACTCGTACGGGAAGACGATTTGGCAGCAGGATTAACAACGATAAGTTCCATTCCTATAACAAAGATTTGTATGTAAAATGAGAAATTCAGATAAACCgtcaaattaaaataccatggtAAGGCAATGGAGATGAACCTTTATGCCTGTTGGCATTCATCAGGctaagaagagaggaagagaagcctgTGCAGAGAACATTTTTACAGGTGTGTGTAGTGGAAGATAATTAATATTCTGTAATACCACAATGAAGAGCTGAAGTGTATGGAGAATGGTTGGCTAAGCAGAGAAGCTTTAAAATCTGGAAACATTGGATGCTAAGGACAGATGGTTCATAACACATAGTAGACGAAGACTCTGTGGTTCAGTGACAACAGAACACATCACTAAGCTAAAACAAAAGAGTTAAAGTCAATTAACAATACCTTAACAGGATGGTGATGTTCATGTCTCGGGTATAGTGGTCactgtttgtattttttaagtgTCAGCATCCCTTGTGGTACattgatagcaggaatgcaggctACTGGTTCAGCAGCTGACAAGGCGAAACTCTACCACATACacatacaaaaagcaatctCTTTTAAtgatttccttttcaatacatacACAATGATAGCAAAACTGAACAGATAATAACATACCGCTAaatttttgacgaaaaatcctttgaaacactAAACAGGGTAGaaacgtaacaaacacccaTTTGACTTGTCACTCGTAATATTTATCATACACGAacgtcaacgccatctagtttttccGCCTGAAACCCAAGGAAAAcagattttacttttaaatcagTACACAATTCTTGCTTTTAAGTGCTTGAGCTTTACTAACCTTAGACAGTTGATTCcaattttaaacattaaacctagaatatcaactactagttgcaaGACGAGGCGGTTGTAGCGAAAACTGTCGTTGATCGTAGGGTAAGTCTGTACTATTGATAGCAAGAATAACACGGAATAAAAGTTGCAACACCCTAACGcatgcaagaaaaacatttgaaattgttagaataatacagctcattttttactttttgcataTCGTCACGAAAATTTCCCTgaagtaaccggaagtagCCCATATCTCCGGAAATAGTGATTCTATAACAAAGAGAGTAGAATTGCCatgatccttatcaaatttgggATTGGAATGAcgtgtttttagccaaaagtcgagatttttcatgaacatgttcaggaaaatttgcgatttttgacgacTTTCGGGTATTTGGAGTGGAGCTGATCCATGGAttcgaccccaaatttgatgaggatcacgaaaatgtgaatcttttttctgacagaccaacaaataaggagttatttgGCACTTTAAAAGCGAAAGTTGAAATTcaggaaatctaaaaaaattagctttgttctcctttaagtggttaacaagattttgatagttgtaaaagtaaactattgttaataaaagttaTGCAGTGTtttaaaagtacaatttcagttctgacacctaaatagatttgaatcgaaaaatcatacattcATCATGATTAAACCCGTAacttacttggtatttagtgaaaacctgcaaccgaaatatggcagtacttgtcaaaacaatgtttcgggTTCTACTGGTATCTGGCTGGATGCAGCTAGACTGCACAAGGTTCTTtcaatggttcgtctgctcacgaactACCACGCatgcgtgaatgaaaatgccatgAGGAATTACAGTTTTTTGCTGTTATAATCCTCCACTTATCCATGTATTGGTTTTCTTCATGGTCTAACCAACAAGAATCATCAATCAATCCCcctgaaaaatgaaaaacaccTCTGGGTTTTAAGAATAACGCCACCTGCCAGTTCCAAGTACAGATTCATTGGGCAAAGCAAACGAAAGAGTCTTAAAACCGTCATCTGAAGCTTCAAAATGCAGTTCATTTTCCGCTTACCAAAGACATCAgagctgttcttcacttttagaaGCCTATGTACCCTTTCCTACAGTCATACTTCATGATACCAATCTGAATAGATTTTACCCATTTACAAACATACAAAATTTTGTGAATATTCAatttcaggaaaaaaaaaaaaacaagaacaaatagATGAACAACACTCTTCATAATGCCAAAGCTATAACTAATAAATAGCTCAGTGCTACGCAATAGCTTTAAGTTCGGCAAGCTCCCtgcaaggaaaaaaaaaacaatttttataaaacttCGCCAACAAAACGTCTAAATTGTGAAGCTCTTGTATCTAAACACCGACAGCGCGAATAGGCAGTAGCGTGGCAACATACTGGTTGCGACTGGACAGTTCTTCCAGAAGAAGACTCCTTTTTCCGATGTCACGATTTCAATCCGATTGAGCAAGGCATGTTTCTTGGCTGCCATGTTGGCATAATCGACCATCAGACGAATCAGCACTTGCGTCTCATCGAAATCAGCTTCCATGAACGGTTCTTCAGCACAAATGAAGGCTATTTAATTAAATTTGACTATTTATCTTTGCCTGCACGACCTACCTAGATACGACCTACCTGTTGCTTACTCCGTGCAAGAAATTTATCTATTTGGCTTTTCACCTACCAAATCTATAGATGAAGTGATTTCTCTTTTGGCGACGGTGGTCCCCCAAAGCAGCAAAGGGACGATGTCTTACTTTAGCCTTTTCCTGGtatcaaaacaaattttaaaaacaaacaatgttCAAGCTATCTATGTGTGTACCTTTTTGTTTGTCGAATGTCGTGAAGGCTTAGTAACTGGAAtacgggttttttcttttcaaatgcTCGGTTCCCAAACATCGTCATCGGAATAGCTGGTGTCATTCAAAACCGGTTTTAAAGCAGTTTCCTTTTCGTCCGCTATTGTTTCAATCCTTTTCTGCTAAATGAGATTCGGTTAACAACCAAAGAAATTGGATAAGATAACATTTAATGTAAAACATATCTCGGGGGATAAAGTCAGAGAGACTCGGTACTAGCACTGTTGACGTTGTTTACCTCAACAAGAGTCACACTTGTTACAGTTATCTGCATGTTAATATGCAATAATTCATCACAATGTGGGTATTTCGGGCTCAATTTCAACCTATTCCTGTTTATTCTGTTTCTATTTGACAGATAAGCTTTGCCAGCATTTCTGGTGCCATTCAAATTTGTTATTAGAATAGAAAATAgccaaaaaaatttagatttacTGAACAAAAAAACTTACAGATGAAGCTCATCTCAGTAACATCTATATAAAGTAAAATGAATTaaatcataataaaaaaaattatcactCTACACAAATAATTACCTATGCAACCTCAGTAGTCTTATTTCCCACAGCAGATACAGCTATTAGAAAgcaataaatattttgttatCCGAGAAACAATTAATACGGTTTTCAAATACCCGATTTACAAATCTGCTGACATCTGAGCTACAGCAGTTGCAGCTCTTCCAGGCTATGCCCTCTTGTTTCATCATTAACATGATTTTACTGTATACCATTTCTATCTGAAATTATAAACAATTTAGTGAAGACTGATACAAGTTCATCTCATGGTAGAAACTGTACTATAAAGCCAGAATCATTCGATTTACACTTACCGACATTCCCAGAGAAGTGGCTGAAAAGTTTCCTAAACTTAACAGTGTAACAGTAACCTTTGTTGTTCCCAAATCTCTGGTATCAACTGTCAACTAGCACGGAATAAAGTAAAATTCATTCGAGGATTTTTCAATGTGATGGATGTTAAGTATCAATGGTTTTCGTGTGTACTTTCCTTGTGGAGATGAGTAACTCAGTTCCAACTTCCAACtcaacacagtcttcatcgATAAACCGGAACAGGCCCGTCgcattttcggccaaaaagGGATGCGTTTTCTTTCACCGACACAAGTGGCGACAAAAGTGGCGACACCAGACACCCCTGACACCTATTGGTGACCTGGTACATTACGCAAGTTTTTCCAATCTTTTTGCTGTAGTTGTATGCAGTTcctatttagttttttaaccAAAACACACATCAccagtataaaaaaaaaggttataAAATTCCGAGACGAAAGAAAACAGTTCGTTAA
Proteins encoded in this region:
- the LOC116921422 gene encoding uncharacterized protein LOC116921422 encodes the protein MCYEPSVLSIQCFQILKLLCLANHSPYTSALHCGFSSSLLSLMNANRHKGSSPLPYHGMELIVVNPAAKSSSRTSHAVLDSLWNFLATSTQAEKGILPVVWTIPASPRRLRPAFLAQPSSLCLLQVDRLCLAVFDSSSLPHRFCSRPASPHRRHRGTSRFW